The Streptomyces sp. SS1-1 genome has a segment encoding these proteins:
- a CDS encoding ABC transporter permease — MSSPSATPPRNAVSRRLVAVVVLVPVVAALALWAFAWPAARTAPRDLPLGVAGPASAVTQVERQLSAHEGAFEVHRYADEPAARDAIEDRDVYGAVVVTPQGPRLLTASAASPAVAQLLQQAVAGQAAAEGTRVETVDVVPAPAKDPRGAALTSSVLPLALAGMAAGAAVTLLGLRGPGAASALVGTAALTGLIAAALAHSWLGVITGDWWAEAGVFALMSLAVSAAVAGLAALIGPAGVGLMAATVMLIGNPFSGAASAPRMLPEPVGTIGQWLPPGAGTTLLRSVSFFDGAAAVGPALTLTWWAALGLGAVLLGAHLRTNTPAPKPTQTRHPAPVG; from the coding sequence ATGTCCTCGCCGTCCGCCACACCGCCCAGGAACGCCGTGTCCCGGCGCCTGGTCGCGGTGGTCGTGCTCGTCCCCGTCGTGGCCGCCCTCGCCCTGTGGGCGTTCGCCTGGCCGGCCGCCCGCACCGCGCCGCGCGACCTCCCGCTCGGCGTGGCGGGCCCGGCGTCGGCCGTGACACAGGTGGAGCGGCAGCTGTCCGCACACGAGGGCGCGTTCGAGGTGCACCGCTACGCCGACGAGCCGGCCGCCCGCGACGCCATCGAGGACCGGGACGTGTACGGCGCGGTCGTCGTGACGCCCCAGGGCCCCCGGCTGCTGACCGCGTCCGCCGCGAGCCCGGCCGTGGCCCAGCTGCTCCAGCAGGCGGTGGCCGGGCAGGCGGCCGCCGAGGGGACGCGGGTGGAGACGGTCGACGTGGTACCGGCGCCCGCGAAGGACCCGCGCGGGGCGGCCCTGACCTCCAGCGTGCTGCCGCTCGCCCTCGCGGGCATGGCGGCGGGCGCCGCGGTCACACTGCTGGGGCTGCGCGGCCCGGGCGCCGCGAGCGCCCTCGTGGGCACGGCGGCCCTGACCGGCCTGATCGCCGCCGCGCTGGCGCACAGCTGGCTGGGTGTCATCACCGGCGACTGGTGGGCGGAGGCCGGGGTGTTCGCGCTGATGAGCCTGGCGGTGAGCGCCGCCGTCGCCGGGCTGGCCGCCCTGATCGGACCGGCCGGCGTCGGGCTCATGGCCGCGACCGTCATGCTGATCGGCAACCCGTTCTCGGGGGCGGCGTCGGCCCCGCGGATGCTGCCGGAGCCGGTCGGCACGATCGGCCAGTGGCTGCCGCCGGGCGCGGGCACGACCCTGCTGCGCTCGGTGTCCTTCTTCGACGGCGCCGCGGCGGTGGGCCCCGCCCTCACCCTGACCTGGTGGGCCGCCCTGGGCCTCGGCGCGGTCCTCCTGGGCGCCCACCTGAGGACGAACACACCCGCCCCGAAGCCGACGCAGACCCGCCACCCCGCCCCCGTCGGGTAA
- a CDS encoding C40 family peptidase: MTALNRVPSLMARAGTASALTLAAVGGSIVTPGLASEAEAATPATKALQIAASKKGSPYAWGATGPNRFDCSGLTLYSFKKAGKKLPRTAAQQYNKTRHISASSRKAGDLVFFHSGSYVYHVGIYAGKGRIWHSPKSGDVVRLQKIWTRSVWYGRVK, encoded by the coding sequence ATGACTGCGCTCAATCGTGTCCCGTCGCTCATGGCCAGGGCCGGTACGGCCTCGGCCCTCACTCTCGCCGCGGTGGGCGGCTCGATCGTGACGCCCGGTCTCGCCTCGGAGGCGGAGGCCGCCACGCCGGCGACGAAGGCACTTCAGATCGCGGCCTCGAAGAAGGGGTCGCCGTACGCGTGGGGCGCCACCGGCCCGAACCGGTTCGACTGCTCCGGGCTGACGCTGTACTCGTTCAAGAAGGCCGGCAAGAAGCTGCCCCGCACGGCGGCCCAGCAGTACAACAAGACCCGCCACATCTCCGCCTCCAGCCGCAAGGCCGGTGACCTGGTGTTCTTCCACTCGGGGTCGTACGTCTACCACGTGGGCATCTACGCCGGTAAGGGCAGGATCTGGCACTCCCCCAAGAGCGGTGACGTGGTCCGGCTGCAGAAGATCTGGACCAGGAGCGTCTGGTACGGCCGGGTCAAGTGA
- a CDS encoding ATP-binding protein, with translation MADHLEASVTLPSDPASVSTARTYVITTLAEWGLPSDTDAADTIRLIVSELATNAVQHTLGQSPTFTVDLELDRDEHLRIGVTDSHPRFPKRLPAAVQQDNGRGMVIIRWLTAECGGRLRVWPTREGGKTVSIELPWTVPASPVAVATPQEP, from the coding sequence ATGGCAGACCATCTGGAAGCATCCGTCACTCTGCCGAGCGATCCCGCCTCGGTCTCCACGGCACGGACCTACGTCATCACCACGCTCGCCGAGTGGGGGCTGCCATCGGACACGGACGCGGCGGACACCATCCGGCTCATCGTCTCCGAACTCGCCACGAACGCCGTCCAGCACACCCTCGGGCAGTCGCCCACCTTCACGGTGGACCTCGAACTCGACCGGGACGAACACCTGCGCATCGGGGTGACCGACAGTCATCCGCGGTTCCCCAAACGGCTGCCGGCCGCCGTCCAGCAGGACAACGGCCGGGGCATGGTGATCATTCGCTGGCTGACCGCCGAGTGCGGCGGCCGGCTGCGGGTGTGGCCGACCCGGGAGGGCGGCAAGACGGTCTCCATCGAGCTGCCGTGGACCGTACCGGCCTCGCCGGTCGCGGTCGCGACGCCGCAGGAGCCGTAG
- a CDS encoding helix-turn-helix domain-containing protein codes for MQHGPAVRRRKLGAELRALRTGTGLTSGEAARLVGWHQSKVSRIETGASGVKPADVRLLLDAYDVRDARLREVLLALAGSDAAGRHHWWHAYRGVLPPTYRDFISLESQASAMRTLETSVVPGLLQTPEYARAVTRAATGGTDDGTDERLDALVAVRLARQEVLRAEPPLRLSAVLDEAVLRREIGGPEVMRRQLERLLEAARLPQVSLQVLPFTAGEHVGITGPFVIFSFSSTSDLDVVVLDHLTSSLYLERKEDLQAYTEAFDTLRLHALSPEESLDLIAAIGGGA; via the coding sequence ATGCAGCACGGCCCGGCGGTCCGCCGCCGGAAACTGGGCGCGGAACTGCGTGCGTTGCGCACCGGGACCGGGCTCACCAGTGGCGAGGCGGCCCGCCTGGTGGGCTGGCACCAGTCCAAGGTGAGCCGTATCGAGACGGGCGCCAGCGGGGTGAAACCGGCCGATGTGCGATTACTCCTCGACGCCTACGACGTGCGGGACGCCCGGCTGCGGGAGGTGCTGCTGGCGCTGGCCGGGTCCGACGCGGCGGGCCGGCACCACTGGTGGCACGCCTACCGCGGGGTCCTGCCGCCGACGTACCGGGACTTCATCAGTCTGGAGTCCCAGGCGAGCGCGATGCGCACGCTGGAGACCTCCGTGGTGCCGGGGCTGTTGCAGACACCCGAGTACGCGCGGGCGGTGACCCGGGCGGCGACGGGCGGGACGGACGACGGCACCGACGAACGGCTCGACGCGCTGGTCGCGGTCCGGCTGGCCCGGCAGGAAGTGCTGCGCGCCGAACCGCCGTTGCGGCTCAGCGCGGTGCTGGACGAGGCGGTGCTGCGCCGGGAGATCGGCGGGCCCGAGGTGATGCGGCGCCAGCTGGAGCGGCTGCTGGAGGCGGCCCGGCTGCCCCAAGTCAGCCTGCAGGTGCTGCCGTTCACGGCCGGTGAGCATGTCGGCATCACTGGGCCTTTCGTTATCTTCTCATTTTCGAGCACTTCTGATCTGGACGTGGTTGTTCTCGACCACTTGACGAGTAGCCTCTATCTGGAACGGAAAGAAGACCTCCAGGCCTACACGGAGGCCTTCGACACCCTTCGGCTCCACGCCCTTTCGCCCGAGGAATCGCTGGATCTCATCGCCGCGATAGGTGGCGGCGCGTAA
- a CDS encoding DUF397 domain-containing protein: MTALPRNLRSSTELPDARWLRSSHSTGANNCVETARPRSGPWTGLLAVRDSKDPAGPALLFSPESWACFTAALQT; the protein is encoded by the coding sequence ATGACCGCACTGCCTCGGAACCTCAGGTCGAGCACCGAACTACCGGACGCCCGCTGGCTGCGCAGCAGTCACAGCACGGGGGCGAACAACTGCGTCGAGACGGCCCGGCCGCGCTCCGGTCCCTGGACCGGCTTACTGGCCGTGCGCGACTCCAAGGACCCCGCGGGACCCGCGCTGCTCTTCTCCCCCGAGAGCTGGGCGTGTTTCACGGCCGCGCTTCAGACCTGA
- a CDS encoding 8-amino-7-oxononanoate synthase, producing MAFGWIDEQADQRRRAGLVRTLRPRPADSPLLDLASNDYLGLARHPEVVEGAARAARTWGGGATGSRLVTGTTELHAELERELADFCGAEAALVFSSGYAANLAAVTALAPHGSLIVSDAGNHASLIDGCRLARGATQVAAHADPDAVRKALRTHDGPAVVVSDTVFSVDGDAAPLAADAQACREHGAGLVVDDAHGLGVLGDGGRGAPHAAGLAGAEDVVVTVTLSKSLGSQGGAVLGPARVIDHLVNAARTFIFDTGLAPAPAGAALAALRLLRREPERAARARAVAGELHTRLMAAGLEAVRPDAAVVSVRAPSPEGAVRWAAECRAAGLAVGCFRPPSVPDGISRLRLTARADLSEGQIERAVRVIGTTRP from the coding sequence ATGGCGTTCGGCTGGATCGACGAACAGGCGGACCAGCGCCGCCGCGCCGGACTGGTACGGACCCTGCGCCCCCGGCCCGCCGACTCCCCGCTCCTCGACCTCGCGAGCAACGACTACCTGGGCCTGGCCCGGCACCCCGAGGTCGTCGAGGGCGCCGCGCGCGCCGCGCGGACCTGGGGCGGCGGAGCGACCGGCTCCCGCCTCGTCACCGGTACGACGGAACTGCACGCGGAGCTGGAGCGGGAACTGGCCGACTTCTGCGGCGCCGAGGCGGCGCTCGTCTTCTCGTCCGGCTACGCGGCCAACCTCGCCGCCGTCACCGCGCTGGCGCCGCACGGCTCCCTGATCGTGTCGGACGCGGGCAACCACGCCTCGCTCATCGACGGCTGCCGGCTGGCCCGGGGCGCCACGCAGGTCGCCGCCCACGCCGACCCGGACGCCGTGCGCAAGGCGCTGCGCACCCACGACGGCCCCGCGGTGGTCGTCTCCGACACCGTCTTCTCGGTCGACGGCGACGCCGCCCCGCTGGCCGCCGACGCGCAGGCGTGCCGGGAGCACGGCGCCGGGCTGGTCGTGGACGACGCGCACGGCCTCGGCGTGCTCGGGGACGGCGGCCGGGGCGCCCCGCACGCGGCCGGTCTCGCGGGCGCGGAGGACGTCGTCGTGACCGTCACGCTGTCCAAGTCGCTCGGCAGCCAGGGCGGTGCCGTGCTCGGCCCGGCCCGGGTGATCGACCATCTGGTCAATGCCGCGCGGACGTTCATCTTCGACACGGGACTGGCCCCCGCGCCGGCGGGTGCCGCGCTGGCGGCCCTGCGGCTGCTGCGCCGCGAGCCGGAACGGGCGGCGCGGGCCCGCGCGGTGGCGGGCGAACTGCACACCCGGCTGATGGCCGCGGGTCTGGAGGCGGTGCGTCCGGACGCCGCGGTCGTCTCCGTGCGGGCTCCGTCCCCGGAGGGGGCCGTGCGGTGGGCGGCCGAGTGCCGTGCGGCGGGTCTCGCCGTGGGCTGCTTCCGTCCGCCTTCCGTGCCGGACGGCATCTCACGGCTGCGGCTGACCGCCCGCGCGGACCTCTCCGAGGGGCAGATCGAACGCGCTGTACGGGTCATCGGTACGACACGACCATGA
- the bioB gene encoding biotin synthase BioB, with the protein MDLLNTLVDKGLRRELPTREEALAVLATSDDDLLDVVAAAGKVRRKWFGRRVKLNYLVNLKSGLCPEDCSYCSQRLGSTAGILKYTWLKPDEASQAAAAGLAGGAKRVCLVASGRGPTDRDVDRVSETIKAIKDGNEGVEVCACLGLLSDGQAERLREAGADAYNHNLNTSESTYGDITTTHTYADRVDTVNKAHAAGLSACSGLIAGMGESDEDLVDVVYALRELDPDSVPVNFLIPFEGTPLAKEWNLTPQRCLRILAMVRFVCPDVEVRIAGGREVHLRTLQPLALHLANSIFLGDYLTSEGQAGKADLEMIADAGFEVEGADEVTLPEHRANAAGAGCGSHGTAGCGSHEGAGCGSHADGGVCGTAAAEPAAPAGEPRTDLVAVRRRGAGTDLAPNA; encoded by the coding sequence ATGGACCTGCTGAACACGCTGGTGGACAAGGGGCTTCGGCGCGAGCTGCCGACCCGCGAGGAAGCACTCGCCGTTCTCGCCACTTCCGACGACGACCTGCTCGACGTGGTGGCCGCGGCCGGGAAGGTGCGCCGGAAGTGGTTCGGCCGGCGGGTGAAACTGAACTATCTGGTCAACCTCAAGTCGGGCCTGTGCCCGGAGGACTGCTCCTACTGTTCGCAGCGGCTGGGCTCCACCGCCGGGATCCTCAAGTACACCTGGCTGAAGCCGGACGAGGCCTCGCAGGCCGCGGCAGCCGGGTTGGCGGGTGGCGCCAAGCGGGTGTGCCTGGTGGCGTCCGGGCGCGGCCCGACGGACCGGGACGTGGACCGGGTCTCCGAGACCATCAAGGCCATCAAGGACGGGAACGAGGGCGTCGAGGTGTGCGCCTGTCTCGGGCTGCTCTCGGACGGGCAGGCGGAGCGGCTGCGCGAGGCCGGCGCGGACGCCTACAACCACAACCTCAACACCTCGGAGTCCACGTACGGGGACATCACGACCACCCACACGTACGCCGATCGGGTGGACACGGTGAACAAGGCGCACGCGGCCGGTCTGTCCGCCTGCTCCGGGCTGATCGCGGGCATGGGCGAGAGCGACGAGGACCTGGTCGACGTCGTCTACGCGCTGCGCGAGCTGGACCCGGACTCGGTGCCGGTCAACTTCCTGATCCCGTTCGAGGGCACCCCGCTGGCCAAGGAGTGGAACCTCACCCCGCAGCGCTGTCTGCGGATCCTCGCGATGGTGCGGTTCGTGTGCCCGGACGTCGAGGTGCGCATCGCCGGCGGCCGTGAGGTGCATCTGCGCACCCTGCAGCCCCTCGCGCTGCACCTGGCCAACTCGATCTTCCTCGGCGACTACCTCACCAGTGAGGGCCAGGCGGGCAAGGCCGACCTGGAGATGATCGCGGACGCCGGGTTCGAGGTGGAGGGCGCCGACGAGGTGACCCTGCCGGAGCACCGGGCGAACGCGGCCGGGGCCGGCTGCGGATCGCACGGGACCGCGGGCTGCGGGTCCCACGAGGGCGCGGGGTGCGGCTCGCACGCGGACGGCGGGGTGTGCGGTACGGCCGCCGCGGAGCCCGCCGCGCCGGCCGGTGAGCCGCGCACCGATCTGGTCGCCGTGCGCCGGCGGGGCGCCGGGACGGATCTCGCGCCCAATGCCTGA